DNA from Artemia franciscana chromosome 8, ASM3288406v1, whole genome shotgun sequence:
TTTTAATGGTGGTGTTGAGTATTGGATGGGTTGACGGAAGAAAAGGTCTTACCCTCAGTGTGAGAAGAAACTTCGAGGGGGGACATCTCTTCTTGTTGTAAATAGGGAGAGGCTGGAATCAACTTCTGCAAAGAGGGGAGCACCGGCAATTCAAGCTCTTTTTAGATATTAAGCATCATAGCTCTTAAATTAGGAGAATGAAGGGTACGTGGTGAAGATAAAAAAGGTGAATTGAAAGAATTTATCCGATTGATTGGCATTTTCTTAGAGAAGCAGTCAGGACAACACCAACTCTCACTCCAATTAGCTGTATCAATTCTGGCACACTTTTTCACTCCTGCATGAAACGAGAAATTGTACCCTCAATATTTCACAGAGTTTCAAAAGTCTTTCTGCTTACATTCAGGACAAACTAGTTTTTCTCAAACCATTGTTTTTAAGAGGTTAATTGCCCGGCTGAAGAACTTAACTCAACAACAAGACTAGATCCTCACACGCTGGATCCTAGATGAAGACCGAACGTTACTTAGATGATGACTTTGTTACTTGTATACTACCAATATTTACTTCCGAAGCTTCCAAAACTATTCATTTAATATACACAAATTTGGTTAAGTGGATATCCAAGTTATTTCTGTACTTGAGAGATCcatcatttgttttcaaatcaattaGTAAAAATTTGTGATACTTTTTGCCGCGTTAACgtagttgataaatttttgaTCAAGTTGATCAAGTCAGATGCATGATTTTGTCGGATTCTATCTATTTCTTTTGGattacaaaacttgaaaatgcaaAATAGTTAATATTTAATCGTATAATCTTAGTTGTATCAAAATAGCCCagagaaatataaattattgatgcattttgttttttacctctCACGAATAAATATTCAACTTTTTCTGATCTTTTCTGTTACAAAATCGTCAAAGATAAGTAAAGTTTAAATCTTGGGATCTTGGTCATCTAAATTAATGATATCACTTTCATCATTACTCGCAAAAAAAAGATCCATTTAAGATTTTATTCCAAGACATTTATGTTAATCATTTCATCGTTATATTTATCTTCTTCTAGATCTTTAGCatacagataatttttttaagtataggTAATCATAAATCAAGTTCAAGAGTAAATTGGTTTAACCACATCCAAACCTACCACAAATCAATAGTCAAaacgtctctctctctctctttctctctctctctctctctctctctctctctctctctctctatatatatatatatatatatatatatatatatatatatatatatatatatatatatatatatatatatatatatatatatatatgtatatatacatcaaaatgtATCTATACATTCCAAATATGAACCGACATTTTTTTATAGACTAACCTTGACTTGCAACAACCAAATACACGGATGCCCTGCCATTGTAGCACAGGAAGAACTCGAGACACATCTTTTGGAATGTAGCTTCGATCCTAAGAGACTTGTTAGTTGTAACTCTGGATGTGGAATTACAATAAGCTTTGGTGAGCTTGCAAACCATAATTGTGTGCAAAGTTTAAGGCTCGAGATGAAAGAGACTTCCGAAATTCTCTTTGGACTGATAGATGCcgaaacagaaaataaaaacaaaatgtcaGAGATAGAATCAAAATTGGCAGGGTTCCAGTTAGAAATTGGTGACAAAATGTCAAATCTAGTTGAAAAACTGGGAAGCGGTATTAATACTAATCTAGTTAAAAGATTGGAAAGAGTcgaaaaagaaactgaagacAAAATGTCGAAGATGCATAATATTAATGCTAATCTAGTTAAAGAATTGGAAAGAgtcaaaaaagcaaataaagatGAAATGTCAAAGATACTTGGTATTAATGCTAATCTagtcaaaaaattggaaagaGTCGAAAAAGGAAATGAAGACAAAATGTTAATGATTGAATCGAAATTGGAATTACTTCAGGCGGAAATGGCAAAAATTCGAATATCCAAGTCTAATTCATTTCATGTAGAGAGTGCTACACTAAAACAGGTaaagacaaattttgaaaaatatttaatattgatCTTGGAGAAGAAACCTTAGttgttttactttcttcagTTCCTATTTTAATAACAACTTTGCGATTGTCCACTTTTTTAGTTCCTCGCAAATTATGCAGCAATTGCGTTTTCAATATCTGTTCAATATATATGAAaaggtttgtcccctcgttaatacctcgctcttcacactaaatcttaagttttgtcccaattctttaagaatgacccctgaataagaaaggccgtagaataaatagttgaaattactaaaaataatttagcataaagagcgaagtatttatctcctcctaaatacctcgctctttatgctaaagtatttttagaacccttcatatgtgtaataatctctgttcgttttaagttttaatgcttctccttactttcaattgaaaaaaaaaactttttcatgtttatattctcattgttttttttttaatattaatgctagaaactcctgcgcccttttttattgaatttctcttccccaatgaaatgttcctccatggaaagatcctcccatatagccccctcccctaaaccccacactcaaaccaaaaaaaaatccccctgaaaacgtcagtacacttcccaataaccattactgtatgtaaacattggtcaaagtttgtaacttgcaacccctcgcccagggactgtggggggtaagttatccccaaagacatagttagtatggttttcgactatgcggaacaaaatggatatttcaaaactttggtccgttgactttgggaaaaaat
Protein-coding regions in this window:
- the LOC136030147 gene encoding uncharacterized protein LOC136030147 isoform X1, which codes for MGVDIDRFIGDVDSSFICSICNDVLEDPQQAPICEHAFCKICISQWLNTNQSCPLDREHLTMSDLRPVSRILQYFLSRLTLTCNNQIHGCPAIVAQEELETHLLECSFDPKRLVSCNSGCGITISFGELANHNCVQSLRLEMKETSEILFGLIDAETENKNKMSEIESKLAGFQLEIGDKMSNLVEKLGSGINTNLVKRLERVEKETEDKMSKMHNINANLVKELERVKKANKDEMSKILGINANLVKKLERVEKGNEDKMLMIESKLELLQAEMAKIRISKSNSFHVESATLKQQPEEPLMSNPENEPPAIDNWSDKPESPKEESNAWKTKDRPRERGRFRGGRGRGRGRDGFRDGGRDENRGGESRGRGGYGNPCRP
- the LOC136030147 gene encoding uncharacterized protein LOC136030147 isoform X3 codes for the protein MGVDIDRFIGDVDSSFICSICNDVLEDPQQAPICEHAFCKICISQWLNTNQSCPLDREHLTMSDLRPVSRILQYFLSRLTLTCNNQIHGCPAIVAQEELETHLLECSFDPKRLVSCNSGCGITISFGELANHNCVQSLRLEMKETSEILFGLIDAETENKNKMSEIESKLAGFQLEIGDKMSNLVEKLGSGINTNLVKRLERVEKETEDKMSKMHNINANLVKELERVKKANKDEMSKILGINANLVKKLERVEKGNEDKMLMIESKLELLQAEMAKIRISKSNSFHVESATLKQAVVTKIVVENHVVVVAMATHAVLRIKFFEVAKIGHYLILFPIILCFESTVCNTFMRLW
- the LOC136030147 gene encoding uncharacterized protein LOC136030147 isoform X4; its protein translation is MSDLRPVSRILQYFLSRLTLTCNNQIHGCPAIVAQEELETHLLECSFDPKRLVSCNSGCGITISFGELANHNCVQSLRLEMKETSEILFGLIDAETENKNKMSEIESKLAGFQLEIGDKMSNLVEKLGSGINTNLVKRLERVEKETEDKMSKMHNINANLVKELERVKKANKDEMSKILGINANLVKKLERVEKGNEDKMLMIESKLELLQAEMAKIRISKSNSFHVESATLKQQPEEPLMSNPENEPPAIDNWSDKPESPKEESNAWKTKDRPRERGRFRGGRGRGRGRDGFRDGGRDENRGGESRGRGGYGNPCRP
- the LOC136030147 gene encoding uncharacterized protein LOC136030147 isoform X2, yielding MGVDIDRFIGDVDSSFICSICNDVLEDPQQAPICEHAFCKICISQWLNTNQSCPLDREHLTMSDLRPVSRILQYFLSRLTLTCNNQIHGCPAIVAQEELETHLLECSFDPKRLVSCNSGCGITISFGELANHNCVQSLRLEMKETSEILFGLIDAETENKNKMSEIESKLAGFQLEIGDKMSNLVEKLGSGINTNLVKRLERVEKETEDKMSKMHNINANLVKELERVKKANKDEMSKILGINANLVKKLERVEKGNEDKMLMIESKLELLQAEMAKIRISKSNSFHVESATLKQQPEEPLMSNPENEPPAIDNWSDKPESPKEESNAWKTKDRPRERGRFRGGRGRGRGRDGFRDGKSRNRDRVRS